AAAAGGTTGAAGACATTTGGAACTTGAGAGGGATATTGAACACCTCATGGCATCGAGTTCAAGTTCGAGTTGGCCACTCAAATATGTAGACCAATGTCGAAACAATATCAAATAAGTAATTGAATGGCTCAACACCCTTTTTCTTGTTTAACTCCTGGTTAAATTGACcccctttgttttctttaatctcatttacaaaaataataatttcagcATTGTTGGATACCATttagtgggatttttttttttttgaatattctGTGGTGTGCAAGTGGCAGTTCAAAACTCTCATCAACCTTGCTTATTATTTGCCAGCAGTTATGACCTTTGCAGGCCCAAAGTTTTGGCTTATTCCATGACCCCAGACACACAGTACCAAGATATTTACTTGATGGGTGTTAAAAGCCGATCCTATCAGGGCTTATATGCATGGTCTCTAATTAGCCATGCTTTTATTAGGCAGCTATGATCTTTGCAGGCCCAAGGGTAGGCTTTATTGTATGACCCTGGTTGCACCAGCTGTTTACTTTTTCCTGTAAGGTTTTCCACATGCTATAATTCAATCCAATCAATGGTCAATTGAAGCCGTTTTGGTCTGGTCATATCCAACAGCCATTGTAGTACATCTCTCTCATTTCACATAAGGGTGGGCTCTATGTACAGGGATCCAGCTCATTCTTACGTGAGAGCCTGAGAGGAGGAGGATATACCGATATGATATATGTTTACTCATGGATTGTCTCACACCATCTCAACCATCTAATATTTGTCTTTAATGCTTAAGATTGGTTGAACTCCAAATAAGAAACTTCAAGAGGAAAGGAACAAACTATGGAGACACAAATATGTGGGATCTGCTAATAATGTGAGTCTTAAAGCTACAATCCAAATAGCTGCTTGGTTCAATACAAATTATAgctaaatgacaaaaataaaaaattgaagggTATAAACTATAGTGTTTCTATTTCCTCTTTCCAATGGGATAGAGTATAATATTAATACGAAAACTTGACTTGAGTGTTAACCAATGGAGTcgtttcttaaaagaaaaaaggcataTCATTATCTCTAATCCTTTTAActaatcaataatttttaacCATTCTTTTCTCCACCAAGCACCAATCCTTTCATGAGTTTCCACGAGCATCTGTTAATGAATTATTCCGGGGTCACTTTCCTAGAGTACTTTCAAACACCAATGCTTGTCTGCATGTGCCATAACATGGCACATGCTAAAGACATGACCCACTTAATAAAACACCACCAAAAAATTTGCACTGTGGCTGAATATTAATATGGGTGACCTATTTTGGACCCTAGATTTGCACCCCTTTTCCACTAAACAAAAGGTTCAATatgaaccatatatatatatatattgctttctTCTGCTGCAGTGTATGAAAATGTTTTCCCAATTATAAAATAGCAACTACTTCGGAGAATTCTTAGTTGTGCAGCCCCTTTCATCAAATCAGTTGTTAATTCATATATTCCAATCATTCACACTTGATTTCAGACctatattttgaagaaaaaaaatgacataattaGAAGCCACAACTAGTGGTCCACACACCATACacatatttttttgcttttctttaatatttcGGTGAATttggtcacattttttttagggactagggctcaatatatatatacggTTGGCTATAAGAAACTCAAGGAAATTGACACACCGGTGGAGATTATGATTGGGGGTTTGTCAATTTTAAGGGACTCCTGTCTTTCTAGAGGGGAGGTAGATCTGATTGAAAAGAGAGCATTTAATTTTAAGACCCTACTCGATTGGCTTTTATAGGCTCAGGATAATAGGGTAGCATTTCAAAACTTTGCCTATATAATCTATGAACCCCCGCCGTGGATTTGTTTTACTATTGCTGATGTTGTTCATATTAAGTTGTTATAATACATTTGTAGGgaaatttgattggttaaggaaaagaaatagagaggTAGGGTCCCCTAGACTAAGGAGGCATTTCCATCACATGGCTTATTGGGTGCATTatattaaaagataaaagacATGATGGGCTGTTTTGGGGAGAAAGATTACTGATCCCCACTCagatatttttctattttcaagtATTATTGAGTCAGATTGGAttgaaagaagaagataatgacATATTGTCAAGTTTATTGCTATCAGAAAAAGTTATATTCATCGTATCATTGATTATACATATGTGGATGGAGTGTATCAAATATTGTCCATCAATTTTTGagtaaaatagttttaaaaaggAAATATCGGATGAAGATAAATGATGtttttaatagctttttatATCTCTCATGAAagtaatatcaaaatttttctaaaataatatattaacaaatGCCATAAAAGCTACTATTAAAGAATCTATTTagtttctaaactttttaagtttatctccaaataataataaataaataaataatcctaAATTTATCTCCTAAGATTATATTTGATATGAAGGATGTTTATCTCCCAAGATTATATTTGATATAAAGgatgaaaaggaaaggaaataagGCGGATTAAAAGGATTTAACCTCATCATGTTATTTAGTAGGAGAGatgctacgttcacaatattttcacgacaaatcataaatagttagttgttattagttcaaatttgaacttaacactaaaattatttttttgctccaacaataaaaaccagtaacaacttgccacttaagatttgttgtaaaaatgttgtgaaaatgttgtggacatataatttttctatttagtaggaagaaagaaaaagatgggaaattattgtgtactcccggagtaccataaatgcatactccctcctctcacatgaatggtgggtctcactaattaaattcatggtaggacCCATCATTCATCTGAGAGGAAAGAGTACGTATTTATGGTATTTAAAgatgagtccaaatcttctgtctcacttttcctgctccactctatactccaccaataaacacttgccacgtgttctcctaattaattaaatactatcattattgacttattaatgctacatttattaattaatagtagtatttaattaattaggagagcacgtgacaagtttttattggtggagtatagagtagagcaggaaaagtgggacagaagatttggactccttaaagatacctaataattttccgaaaaagagaaaaaaatggtttgagtttaaaaataaaaaactttattcaACTTATCTAAACctaaagattattttattttattgcctTAATGTGGCAAAACTTCGTTCCTTTCTctcctcaactttttttttggggtaagagatacaataaaaacaataaatagaCCAATTATCATTCATGGCAATATATTGTATTAAAGTAGACATTGAGAGCTCTTGTAGGATTGATTTAGGCAGGCCAAAATGGTTTTTCCTCCCACCTCTCTCTTCtcacttttttctctctatattatGTAATTGTTGAACCTCAAAAGTTTGTATCTATTAATATGTATTCAAAACTGTACATTGAATGCTTTATATAGACAATACAATATAAGACATACGCGTATTTATatcaagggagtcaatctcgtaccggaggctgtaccggtttgaccaAGGGAACAATATATTTTGGTACCGGTTAATACCGATGTACCATTTCGagtttaccgttattttttatatttataaatatgtatatatatatatatatatgtatgtatgtatgtatgtgtgtgtgtatgtgtgtattataataaatataaaagtttaccataaaacatgaactcaattcagaataaattattcatggttttagactttagcatcaattaaaaaaaaacacaatataaaaaatagaaaacttacatgtttattgcatactaaaaaaacaaataatacaaataagttaccattctgcccatacaaaaattcaaaaattacaaaactaaaaaaaaaaaaatttataccagCTGGTATTGCCCAAAATTGACCGGTATTAAACCGGTACAAAACATTAACGTTTCGATACCAGTATACGTACTGGTACAGCACATACCGGCTGATACCGGTACCTGTACGGTATTGACTACCTTGATTTATATACTAAAcctgaataattttttttttttggctgaatagaTAATTAGGTCTTGGGCCTTAGACTCTTGGACCTACCATATGTAATTATTCTTTGTTCATAAGTGTACATGGAGTGCCTTTATATGTGAATTATGAATTAAGTAAAAATACAAAAGTATTACTAATACAAGGTATTGATTTAGGCAAGCCAAAATGGTTTTGCCTCCCACCTCTCTCTTCTCACTTTTTCCCTCTTTATCATTGTTAAACACTAAAAGTTTGTACATATTAATTTGTATTCACAACTATACATTGGTTGCTTTATATAGACAATTCAATATAAGGCACATGTGTATTTATATACTAAACCTATATAATTAGGTCTTAGGCCTTAGACTCCTAGACCTACCATATGTAGTATTAGTCTTTGTTCATAAGTGTACATGGATTACCTATATATGGGCATTATGAATTAAGTAAAGATTCAAAAGTATTACTAATACAAGGTATTaattaagagttttgtaactcgatTAACAATTTCGGGTGTTTTTAACGAAAACGTAGTACAATGTACCGATATACTAGACATAGACAATTAAGTCTTGTGCTTTGAACTCCTTAGTCTACTTTTATTATATCATAATAACATATTAAAGACATGGATTATGCCTTTCCTTCCCTCCAAACAAACATAGTATTATCTTTGCTATACCTCCCAACGATGTGTCGTTGCCGAAAGAAATACTACTCTATGCGTCGTACTAAAATCTCTCCAATTGTAGTCAGTCAACCCTTGGCACAAGGGTAAGGTTGTTTGTATGACAAGCGCCCAAATgaagaattaaattttttttttttttttagaaacagaaTTTAAAAAGATAAACAAGCATCTTTTGGAGAATATGaattgtttaaagtttaaacgGAATACTTCAGCATTTTCTAAAAACTAACCGTTGAAGGCAAGACAAATAGAAAAATGGGCTCTCATATATAAGCACCGACTAGTATCAACTGCACATATCATTGTAGGTATTATTCTTATTTCTTTAAGCACAACTGCTCACAGTCTCGTTTAATTATGAATACACattaaaatacaaaagcttgattagaaaaaataataaattaaattaattaaaaagaatatgtTATTAGCAAAAGACTCGCTTGCAACTTTGTAGGGTCCAAAAAGCATAAATAGGCTTCCCTAATAGACCTCATTACAGTTATTTCCATGCTAAGATGGGAGTCTTCATGTCTCTTGCTACACTGAAGCCCCTAACGTTTATGTTGTTTCCTATTCTTCTCTACTTGTTTCACGTAATTTTATGTGAACTCCGGCGGGTTCGAAAGCTTTCCAGCCATGGACCGCCAACCTATCCTATCATTGGATGCTTGATTTCCTTCTACAAAAATCGTGTGCGTCTGTTGGATTGGTATACTGAGCTCCTCACGGAGTCAGCAACCAACACAATCGTGGTGAACCGTTTTGGTGCACCACGGACCATAGTCACTGCAAATCCAGAGAACGTAGAGTACATGCTCAAGACAAACTTTAACAACTTCCCCAAAGGCAAGCCCTTCACTGAAATCCTTGGGGATTTTCTTGGCTGTGGTATATTCAACGTAGATGGAGAGCTTTGGCACACTCAGCGCAGGTTGGCCAGCCACGAGTTCAGCGCCAAGTCCCTCAGAGAATTCCTGATgaatgcattgatggaagaaGTGGAAAACCAGTTGTTTCCAGTACTAGAGTCACTGGCTACCTCAAATGAAGTTGTTGACTTGCAGGAGTTGCTAAGACGACTTGCATTCAATATGATTTGTAAGGTCTCATTGGGGATTGATCGGTGTAGCTTAGATCCTTCACAACCCGTTTCGCCACTTGCAAAAGCTTTTGACATGGCATCAGGGATATGTGCAAGGCGTGGAGCTGCAcctcttttctttgtttggaagGCTAAAAGATGGCTTGGAGTAGGATCCGAACGGAAGCTAAAGGATGCTGTTGAAGAAGTTCATGCCTATATCACTGGTATAATTCAcaataggaagaagaagattaatCAAGGCGAGGTTTGCAGTGAAGATCTCCTATCTCGGTTAATTTCAGCCGGTCATGAAGATGAGGTTATAAGAGACATGATGATAAGCTTCATCATGGCAGGGAGGGACACAACTTCGGCAGCAATGACATGGCTCTTTTGGTTGCTTTCTTCCCATCCCAATATAGAGCAAGAGGTGGTTAAAGAGACAGAATTTGTGGAAGGGAAAATGTTGAATTATGAATCACTAAGGGAGATGAGATTGTTGAAGGCTTGTCTTTGTGAGTCCATGAGGCTCTACC
This genomic stretch from Castanea sativa cultivar Marrone di Chiusa Pesio chromosome 1, ASM4071231v1 harbors:
- the LOC142622626 gene encoding cytochrome P450 94B3-like, which produces MGVFMSLATLKPLTFMLFPILLYLFHVILCELRRVRKLSSHGPPTYPIIGCLISFYKNRVRLLDWYTELLTESATNTIVVNRFGAPRTIVTANPENVEYMLKTNFNNFPKGKPFTEILGDFLGCGIFNVDGELWHTQRRLASHEFSAKSLREFLMNALMEEVENQLFPVLESLATSNEVVDLQELLRRLAFNMICKVSLGIDRCSLDPSQPVSPLAKAFDMASGICARRGAAPLFFVWKAKRWLGVGSERKLKDAVEEVHAYITGIIHNRKKKINQGEVCSEDLLSRLISAGHEDEVIRDMMISFIMAGRDTTSAAMTWLFWLLSSHPNIEQEVVKETEFVEGKMLNYESLREMRLLKACLCESMRLYPPVAWDSKHAIVDDLLPDGTFVSAGDRLTYFPYGMGRMEALWGKDRFEFKPDRWFLEPDKERGALKNVCPYKFPIFHAGPRVCLGKEMAFIQMKYVVASILRRFELRPIDPDRPVFVPLLTAHMAGGLKVLVRKRGSEVKL